From the genome of Geminocystis herdmanii PCC 6308, one region includes:
- the cbiT gene encoding precorrin-6Y C5,15-methyltransferase subunit CbiT, producing the protein MIWQYKTPGIPDELFERLDGIPLTKKEVRLLILSALKLKENSVIWDIGAGTGTVSIEIALLCPQTKVIAIERDADVANLIKKNCEVFQVKNVEVIEGNAPDCFTKLTQKPDRVFIGGGKSVKNILLTLWDYLPSEGKVVAMASNLENLYQLSEGFAQLRACNIEVVQSSINRLETRGLSQVFAAIAPVFILSGEKIS; encoded by the coding sequence ATGATTTGGCAATATAAAACTCCCGGTATTCCTGATGAACTTTTTGAAAGATTAGACGGTATTCCCCTCACAAAAAAAGAAGTTAGATTACTAATTTTATCGGCATTAAAATTAAAAGAAAATTCTGTTATTTGGGATATAGGGGCTGGAACTGGTACAGTATCGATCGAAATAGCTTTATTATGTCCTCAAACAAAAGTTATTGCCATTGAAAGAGATGCAGATGTAGCAAACTTAATTAAAAAAAATTGTGAGGTTTTTCAAGTAAAAAATGTCGAAGTAATCGAAGGAAATGCTCCTGATTGTTTTACAAAATTAACACAAAAGCCCGATCGAGTTTTTATTGGGGGAGGAAAGTCTGTCAAAAATATCTTATTGACTCTCTGGGATTATTTACCCTCCGAAGGGAAAGTGGTGGCAATGGCTAGTAATTTAGAAAATCTGTATCAACTTTCTGAAGGTTTTGCTCAACTACGAGCCTGTAATATTGAAGTTGTACAATCTTCCATTAACCGTTTAGAAACAAGGGGATTAAGTCAAGTATTCGCTGCGATCGCACCTGTATTTATTTTGAGTGGTGAAAAAATTAGTTAA
- a CDS encoding response regulator transcription factor, giving the protein MLNCVYEILLVEDNSVNAKLIQSLLSHAHQSVLAEGLSFNLSLVSNLTEAINLLNQQEFDAILLDLMLPDAKGIESLLKIKENAPDTPIIVQTANHDQEENIVVKAFQMGANGYLRKKDLDTNLLVYALRLAIERQQYIDKVAQLKQQQQQREEFANLEIFANSIQPSITARMFASEALKESIPEVFAELSEKYGELLDLALEERAFRVNHDISEQLRELASKLGFFKASPRDIVDIHTKALKKKTQNVNFAKIQAYVDEGRLRLLELMGYLTSYYRKYYIGLGNLNLISTPDLDQF; this is encoded by the coding sequence ATGTTAAATTGTGTCTATGAAATCTTGTTAGTAGAGGATAATTCAGTTAATGCCAAATTAATTCAAAGTTTACTCTCCCATGCCCATCAATCTGTTTTAGCAGAAGGATTGTCTTTCAACCTATCCTTAGTCAGTAATTTAACCGAAGCGATTAATCTTCTCAATCAACAAGAATTTGATGCTATCTTACTAGATTTAATGTTACCCGATGCCAAAGGTATCGAATCCCTATTAAAAATTAAAGAAAATGCTCCTGATACGCCGATTATTGTTCAAACAGCTAACCATGATCAAGAGGAGAATATTGTAGTTAAAGCATTCCAAATGGGTGCTAACGGTTATCTACGCAAAAAAGATTTAGATACTAACTTGTTAGTTTATGCCCTTCGTCTTGCGATCGAGCGACAACAATATATTGATAAAGTAGCTCAACTAAAACAGCAACAGCAACAGCGAGAGGAATTTGCCAATTTAGAAATTTTCGCTAATTCCATCCAACCTAGTATCACGGCGAGAATGTTTGCTTCGGAAGCACTCAAAGAGAGTATTCCCGAAGTTTTTGCCGAATTAAGCGAAAAATATGGAGAATTGTTGGATTTAGCCTTAGAAGAAAGGGCTTTTCGAGTCAATCATGACATTTCTGAGCAATTAAGAGAATTAGCTAGTAAATTAGGGTTTTTTAAAGCAAGTCCGAGGGATATTGTCGATATTCACACAAAAGCGCTCAAAAAGAAAACCCAAAATGTTAATTTTGCCAAAATTCAAGCCTATGTAGATGAAGGTAGGTTAAGATTATTAGAATTAATGGGTTATTTAACTTCTTATTATCGAAAATATTATATTGGTTTAGGTAATCTTAATCTTATCTCTACCCCTGACTTGGATCAATTTTAA
- a CDS encoding transaldolase has protein sequence MTNLLEQLKQYTIVVADTGEIQAIENFTPRDTTTNPSLITAAAQMPEYQSIVDDTLKLARQELGEKADIDTVVKLAIDWLAVAFGKQILNIVPGRVSTEVDARLSYDTQGSIEKARYLISQYEKAGIPKERILIKIASTWEGIKAAEILEKEGIHCNLTLLFGFHQAVACAEAGVTLISPFVGRILDWYKKTTGKDYTGADDPGVQSVTEIYNYYKKFGYKTEVMGASFRNISEIIELTGCDLLTISPKLLEQLSNTQGDLLRKLCPETALNLDIERITVDKATFDKMHSEDAMASEKLEEGIIGFTKALETLEQLLATRLKRLEGDKSLAHAVADIFHVYDLDGDGFISREEWAGADAVFDAIDINHDGKITPEEMASGLGAIVYLAQTT, from the coding sequence ATGACTAATTTACTAGAACAATTAAAACAATACACCATCGTCGTGGCAGATACGGGAGAAATTCAAGCCATTGAAAATTTTACTCCTAGAGACACTACCACCAATCCTTCTCTGATAACGGCGGCTGCCCAAATGCCCGAATATCAAAGTATTGTTGATGATACTTTAAAATTGGCTAGACAGGAGTTAGGGGAAAAAGCTGATATTGATACAGTGGTGAAACTTGCCATTGACTGGTTAGCCGTTGCCTTTGGTAAACAAATCTTAAATATTGTACCGGGGAGGGTTTCCACTGAAGTTGATGCTCGTTTATCCTATGATACCCAAGGTTCGATCGAAAAAGCGCGTTATTTAATTTCCCAATATGAAAAAGCGGGGATTCCAAAAGAGCGTATTTTAATTAAAATTGCATCTACATGGGAAGGTATCAAAGCCGCCGAAATTCTCGAAAAAGAAGGTATCCACTGCAATTTAACCTTATTATTCGGTTTTCATCAAGCGGTAGCCTGTGCCGAAGCTGGAGTTACCCTGATTTCTCCTTTTGTGGGTAGAATTCTTGATTGGTATAAGAAAACCACTGGTAAAGATTATACTGGTGCAGATGATCCGGGGGTGCAATCCGTGACGGAAATTTACAATTACTATAAAAAATTCGGCTATAAAACCGAAGTCATGGGAGCAAGTTTTCGCAATATTAGCGAAATTATTGAACTTACGGGCTGTGATTTATTAACTATTTCTCCTAAACTTTTAGAACAATTAAGTAATACACAAGGAGATTTGCTTCGTAAATTATGCCCTGAGACGGCTTTAAACCTTGATATTGAGCGAATAACCGTTGATAAGGCTACTTTTGACAAAATGCACTCAGAAGATGCTATGGCTTCGGAAAAACTAGAGGAAGGTATTATCGGATTTACAAAAGCCTTAGAAACTCTTGAACAACTTTTAGCGACTCGCTTAAAAAGGTTAGAAGGGGATAAATCTTTAGCCCATGCAGTGGCAGATATTTTTCATGTCTATGATTTAGATGGTGATGGTTTTATTTCCAGAGAAGAATGGGCAGGCGCTGATGCGGTGTTTGATGCTATTGATATTAACCATGATGGTAAAATTACCCCTGAAGAAATGGCTTCTGGTTTAGGTGCGATCGTCTATTTAGCTCAAACAACCTAA
- a CDS encoding DICT sensory domain-containing protein, which translates to MSNPNSVVTDLLTAFPQWRSQMYFKSSLTALSHAMEDQVLAGDEQPLIIASFQKERFYRQEAHRYQRIGRISPHVYVLAAPETEFSSISDVYEKIAFTPEDELIHEWHLVVIAKHYANCLICREKTHHPKTQASEIAMDNSRRFEGIWTFDRTVSQKSAVILLKRIVNYRPELKGKIDEALELYCSDIDNITSTPLEFSSSSNPDPFVQRLVTYLQAGQYKLIKANRFLSVKEKKERLLNSITEAIRRSLDPDQILQVAVDKLGEGLDVCRCLIYRCQETDLNAEIQHEFLNGKIKSIKGKSWPVKANPLFEEVLTLRESLSIDDVSIDPRIQNNKSLLSQLVNSCSIISWLIVPILYQGKLLGMMELHHCDSMPVTWKPEDIALVDAIATQVGVALIQAESYANLEDLNEQLEALDRTRSNLVAITGHELRTPLSTIQVCLESLANEPDMSPELRQVMLSTALEDAERMRKLVQDFLTLSRLESGTVEWNPEPLSLQECVDLSLSHIRSRQDQSNIPSINNFILDSMVLVEADGEWLVEVLSKLLDNACKFTDKKGQIIIQVEEKNPSQLKVMVSDNGRGIEPEKLKQVFDRFYQEEGALRRSAGGTGLGLAICRQIVKNWGGEIWAESQGKNKGSQFYFTIPKYTQKSTSNSNNTKKNRRSSSQQNLR; encoded by the coding sequence ATGAGTAATCCTAATTCTGTCGTTACCGATTTATTAACAGCCTTCCCCCAATGGCGCTCTCAAATGTATTTTAAGTCTTCTCTGACGGCTTTATCCCATGCCATGGAAGATCAAGTTTTGGCGGGAGATGAACAACCTTTAATTATCGCTAGTTTTCAAAAGGAAAGGTTTTATCGTCAAGAAGCCCACCGCTATCAACGTATTGGGCGTATTTCTCCCCATGTTTACGTTTTGGCTGCTCCTGAAACTGAGTTTAGCAGTATTTCGGATGTGTATGAAAAAATCGCTTTTACCCCTGAAGATGAGTTAATTCACGAATGGCATTTAGTGGTAATTGCCAAACATTATGCTAATTGTTTAATTTGTCGGGAAAAAACCCATCATCCTAAAACTCAAGCCTCGGAAATAGCTATGGATAATAGTCGCCGTTTTGAGGGGATTTGGACGTTCGATCGAACTGTAAGTCAAAAATCAGCAGTAATATTACTAAAACGCATTGTCAATTATCGCCCCGAATTGAAGGGTAAAATAGATGAGGCGTTAGAACTTTATTGCAGTGATATTGACAATATCACAAGTACGCCCTTAGAATTTTCCTCTAGTTCCAATCCTGATCCTTTTGTACAAAGGTTGGTAACATATTTACAGGCTGGACAATATAAACTGATTAAGGCTAATCGTTTTTTGAGTGTCAAGGAGAAAAAAGAACGATTACTTAATTCGATTACGGAAGCAATACGTCGATCGCTCGATCCTGATCAAATCTTACAAGTGGCAGTGGATAAGTTAGGAGAGGGGTTAGATGTTTGTCGTTGTTTGATTTATCGTTGTCAGGAAACGGACTTAAATGCGGAAATTCAACACGAGTTTTTGAATGGTAAGATAAAATCAATTAAGGGCAAAAGTTGGCCGGTTAAAGCGAATCCTTTGTTTGAGGAAGTGTTGACTTTACGGGAATCTTTAAGTATTGATGATGTTTCGATCGATCCTCGTATTCAGAATAATAAATCATTATTATCACAATTAGTCAATAGTTGCTCCATCATTTCATGGCTAATTGTGCCGATACTTTATCAAGGGAAATTATTGGGGATGATGGAATTACATCATTGTGACTCTATGCCCGTCACATGGAAACCCGAAGATATTGCGTTAGTAGATGCTATTGCTACTCAAGTGGGGGTTGCCTTGATTCAAGCGGAGTCTTATGCTAATTTAGAAGACCTTAATGAACAATTGGAGGCTCTCGATCGAACACGCTCGAATTTAGTAGCGATTACGGGACATGAATTGCGTACTCCCCTTTCTACCATTCAGGTATGTTTAGAAAGTTTGGCGAATGAACCTGATATGTCACCAGAATTAAGACAAGTGATGTTAAGTACAGCCTTAGAAGATGCGGAAAGAATGCGTAAATTAGTGCAAGATTTTCTTACCCTCTCCCGCCTCGAAAGTGGTACGGTGGAATGGAATCCTGAGCCTTTATCTTTGCAAGAATGTGTTGATTTATCATTATCTCATATTCGATCGAGACAAGATCAAAGTAATATCCCTTCCATTAATAACTTTATTCTCGATTCTATGGTTTTAGTGGAAGCCGATGGAGAATGGTTGGTAGAAGTCTTGAGTAAATTATTGGATAATGCTTGTAAATTTACCGATAAAAAAGGACAAATTATCATCCAAGTTGAAGAAAAAAATCCTAGTCAATTAAAAGTTATGGTATCAGATAATGGGAGAGGAATCGAACCAGAAAAATTAAAACAAGTGTTCGATCGATTTTATCAGGAAGAAGGCGCATTAAGACGATCGGCAGGAGGCACGGGATTAGGATTAGCCATTTGTCGGCAAATTGTGAAGAATTGGGGGGGAGAAATTTGGGCAGAATCCCAAGGTAAAAATAAAGGAAGTCAATTCTATTTTACTATTCCTAAATATACTCAAAAATCGACTTCTAACTCTAATAATACGAAAAAAAATCGTCGTTCTTCTTCTCAACAAAATCTCCGATAA
- a CDS encoding NIL domain-containing protein, with protein sequence MKKRVNLTFPRSVVQMPVTYRLAKDFNIAANIIRGQVAPNQVGKLVLELSGDIDQLDAAIDWMKANNINVSLTTGEIMIDENICVHCGLCTGVCPTESLTLNASTYKLQFRQQTCVVCEQCIPTCPVQAITANL encoded by the coding sequence ATGAAAAAGAGAGTAAATTTAACTTTTCCCCGAAGCGTAGTACAAATGCCCGTCACCTATCGATTAGCGAAAGATTTTAACATCGCCGCTAATATCATACGAGGACAAGTTGCACCCAATCAAGTGGGAAAATTAGTATTAGAATTGTCGGGAGATATAGATCAATTAGATGCTGCCATTGACTGGATGAAAGCAAACAATATTAATGTTTCTCTTACCACAGGAGAGATCATGATTGATGAAAATATTTGCGTACATTGTGGATTATGTACGGGAGTATGCCCTACGGAATCTTTAACATTGAATGCTAGTACTTATAAACTACAGTTTCGACAACAGACTTGCGTCGTGTGTGAGCAGTGTATTCCTACTTGTCCTGTACAAGCTATTACAGCTAACTTATAA
- a CDS encoding class I SAM-dependent methyltransferase, which translates to MSEVRKAVQKLYNTYPFPPDPLLDEPPPGYNWRWHYQSVYNFCTGMKPQREKIRILDAGCGTGSGTEYLVLHNPYAEIIAVDISENALAMAQKRLEKSGVLNNFHGTITFKQLPLESAHTLEGTFDLINSVGVLHHLPEPEIGIKNLAEKLAEGGIMHIFVYGELGRWEISLMQQAIALLQGDKRGDYTDGVKVGRDVFATLPENNRLVRREKERWQWENQRDECFADMYVHPCETDYNIDTLFDFINASGLEFIGFSNPDIWQLDRLIGKNQDLINRANNLTHQERFRLIELLDPDNITHYEFFLSKPPLIRENWEDDDRLQQAKPELNPCIFGWESKSLLDYQFQPITVNDEEFIFMQYCAKNPQANLTVKNIIAQTNFSLDGVRSLIKKQLVMMRVE; encoded by the coding sequence ATGTCCGAAGTTAGAAAAGCCGTTCAAAAACTTTATAACACATATCCCTTTCCTCCTGATCCTTTATTAGATGAACCACCTCCGGGTTATAATTGGCGTTGGCATTATCAATCTGTCTATAATTTTTGTACGGGAATGAAACCCCAACGGGAAAAAATCCGCATTTTGGATGCTGGTTGTGGTACAGGTTCGGGAACGGAATATTTAGTTTTACATAATCCCTATGCAGAAATTATCGCCGTTGATATAAGCGAAAATGCCTTAGCAATGGCACAAAAACGCCTCGAAAAATCGGGGGTATTAAATAACTTTCACGGTACAATTACTTTTAAACAACTTCCCCTGGAATCTGCTCATACTTTAGAGGGTACTTTTGATTTAATTAACTCCGTTGGTGTATTACATCATTTACCCGAACCCGAAATTGGCATCAAAAATTTAGCTGAAAAATTGGCGGAGGGGGGCATTATGCACATCTTCGTTTATGGTGAATTGGGCAGATGGGAAATTTCTTTGATGCAACAGGCGATCGCACTTCTACAGGGTGACAAAAGAGGAGATTACACAGACGGGGTGAAAGTTGGTAGAGATGTTTTTGCGACTTTACCTGAAAATAATCGTTTAGTGAGGAGAGAAAAAGAGCGTTGGCAATGGGAAAATCAACGAGATGAATGTTTTGCGGATATGTATGTGCATCCCTGCGAAACGGATTACAATATTGATACTTTATTCGATTTTATTAATGCTTCTGGTTTAGAATTTATCGGTTTTTCTAACCCTGATATATGGCAATTAGATAGATTAATTGGCAAAAATCAAGACTTAATTAATCGGGCGAATAATTTAACTCATCAAGAGCGTTTTCGTTTAATAGAATTACTCGATCCTGATAATATTACTCATTATGAATTTTTCTTGAGTAAACCGCCTTTAATAAGGGAAAATTGGGAAGATGACGATCGACTTCAACAAGCTAAACCTGAGTTAAATCCTTGTATTTTTGGTTGGGAAAGTAAGAGTTTATTAGACTATCAATTTCAACCGATTACCGTTAATGATGAGGAGTTTATTTTTATGCAATATTGCGCTAAAAATCCTCAAGCAAATTTAACGGTAAAAAATATTATTGCTCAAACTAATTTTAGTCTCGATGGAGTTCGATCGTTGATCAAAAAACAGCTAGTTATGATGAGGGTTGAATAA
- a CDS encoding SDR family oxidoreductase, which translates to MKTLIIGASGLVGYHLLQTTKSRGWDVTGTYHNYQLPELSPLETIQEQKVRSLIFQIQPEIIFLPAFLSNVNYCETNSEESHLINVEGSLNVIKASKEIGAKLVFYSSDYVFDGQSGPYKETDLVNPICVYGKQKLEVENLITKLLDDYLLLRITVVYGYELQGKNFVTRLIKSLQNKEIVKVPMDQIGSPTLVNDIAEASCRLVETKQQGLFHVAGVDVISRYDFALKVADVFNLDCQYVIPIDTPSLHQLAPRPLKAGMICDKLSSTLNWNLKGTIEGLNFYGNDEKF; encoded by the coding sequence ATGAAAACTTTAATTATTGGTGCTTCAGGTTTAGTCGGTTATCATCTTTTACAAACGACTAAATCTCGTGGTTGGGATGTTACTGGAACTTATCATAATTATCAACTACCAGAATTATCACCTTTAGAAACAATCCAAGAACAAAAGGTGCGATCGCTCATTTTTCAAATTCAACCTGAAATTATTTTTTTACCAGCTTTTTTATCTAACGTTAATTATTGTGAAACTAATTCTGAAGAAAGTCATTTAATAAATGTGGAAGGCAGTTTAAATGTTATTAAAGCAAGTAAAGAAATTGGTGCAAAATTAGTTTTTTATTCTTCTGATTATGTTTTTGATGGTCAATCAGGACCTTATAAAGAAACAGATTTAGTAAATCCTATTTGTGTTTATGGTAAACAAAAATTAGAAGTAGAAAATTTAATTACTAAGTTATTAGATGATTATTTATTATTAAGAATAACGGTTGTTTATGGTTATGAATTACAAGGGAAAAATTTTGTTACTAGATTAATTAAGTCATTACAAAATAAGGAGATTGTAAAAGTACCAATGGATCAAATTGGTTCACCTACTTTAGTTAATGATATAGCAGAAGCTAGTTGTCGATTAGTGGAAACTAAACAACAAGGTTTATTTCATGTGGCAGGAGTTGATGTTATTAGTCGTTATGATTTTGCCCTTAAAGTTGCAGATGTATTTAATTTAGATTGTCAATATGTTATCCCCATCGATACTCCTAGTTTACACCAACTAGCTCCACGTCCTTTAAAAGCAGGGATGATATGTGATAAACTTTCCTCTACTCTCAACTGGAATTTAAAAGGTACGATCGAAGGACTTAATTTTTACGGGAATGATGAGAAATTTTAA
- the urtA gene encoding urea ABC transporter substrate-binding protein, with protein sequence MSRLGRRKFLLYGSATIGTSILLKACADAPPADDTAVTPTETPTSGDTIKVGILHSLSGTMAISETSVVDAEKLAIKEINASGGVLGKQIEAIVEDGQSNWDTFAEKANKLIDQDKVSTVFGCWTSASRKAVLPVFESKKHMLWYPVQYEGQECSNNIFYTGAAPNQQIEPAVDWLLENKGKEFFLVGSDYVFPRTANTIIKAQLEAKGGKVVGEDYLPLGNTEVTPIISKIKTALPNGGVIFNSLNGDSNVAFFKQIQAAGLTPDKYPVMSVSIAEEEVQQIGVDYLKGHYAAWNYFQTVESPENTKFVEAFKAEYGQDRVVNDPMEAAYTMVYLWKQAVETAGSVDDIEKVRSSAVGQTFAAPHGAVTLLPNHHIAKTVRIGQVRDDGLFDIVYATDGPIDAVPWNQFVAETKGYSCDWTDPAKGGKFKMS encoded by the coding sequence ATGTCCAGACTTGGTAGAAGAAAATTTCTCTTATATGGTTCTGCTACGATCGGCACAAGTATATTATTGAAAGCCTGTGCTGATGCCCCTCCAGCAGATGATACCGCCGTTACTCCCACAGAAACTCCCACCAGTGGAGATACCATCAAAGTGGGTATTTTACACTCCCTAAGCGGTACAATGGCGATTAGTGAAACCAGCGTGGTGGATGCAGAAAAATTAGCTATCAAAGAAATTAATGCCTCTGGCGGTGTTTTAGGCAAACAAATCGAAGCCATTGTGGAAGATGGACAATCTAACTGGGATACTTTTGCAGAAAAAGCGAATAAACTTATAGATCAAGATAAAGTCAGTACTGTATTTGGTTGTTGGACTTCGGCTAGTCGTAAAGCTGTATTGCCAGTTTTCGAGTCCAAAAAACATATGCTCTGGTATCCTGTACAGTATGAAGGACAAGAATGTTCTAATAATATATTTTACACGGGAGCGGCCCCTAACCAACAAATTGAACCTGCGGTGGATTGGTTATTAGAAAACAAAGGTAAAGAGTTTTTCCTAGTTGGTTCAGATTATGTTTTCCCCCGTACTGCAAACACCATCATTAAAGCCCAATTAGAAGCCAAAGGCGGTAAAGTTGTCGGAGAGGATTATTTACCTTTAGGAAACACTGAAGTAACTCCTATTATCAGTAAAATTAAAACGGCGTTACCTAACGGGGGCGTAATTTTTAACAGTCTTAACGGTGATAGTAACGTGGCTTTCTTCAAACAAATTCAGGCGGCAGGTTTAACTCCTGATAAATACCCTGTTATGTCTGTAAGTATTGCGGAAGAAGAAGTACAACAAATTGGGGTTGATTACCTCAAAGGACATTATGCGGCATGGAACTATTTTCAAACCGTTGAAAGTCCTGAAAATACAAAATTTGTCGAGGCTTTCAAAGCGGAATACGGTCAAGATCGTGTAGTAAATGATCCTATGGAAGCGGCTTATACTATGGTTTATCTCTGGAAACAAGCCGTAGAAACCGCAGGTAGTGTGGATGATATTGAGAAGGTTCGATCGAGCGCCGTAGGACAAACTTTTGCTGCTCCCCATGGTGCTGTTACACTATTACCTAATCATCATATTGCTAAAACCGTGCGTATTGGTCAAGTGAGAGATGATGGTTTATTTGATATTGTCTATGCTACTGATGGACCCATCGACGCAGTGCCTTGGAATCAGTTTGTAGCTGAAACCAAAGGTTATTCTTGTGACTGGACTGATCCTGCTAAGGGTGGTAAGTTTAAAATGAGCTAG
- a CDS encoding undecaprenyl-diphosphate phosphatase: MSKSNYHLYNAVSGVFGGILFVFLAHSVALSQEIDTVTSNNFSEVNIFQAFILGMIQGLTEFIPISSTAHLKVIPLALGWNDPGVSFTAIIQLGSIVAVLWYFRQDLSNLTQGIFKSIEKKNYDTQEFKIGLGIAIGTIPIVICGLALKLLVTDLDNAGFRSLKTIAIASIVMAILLGIAEKIGTHKRNFDQLSTKDGILMGLAEALALIPGVSRSGSTITAGLFLNLERATAARFSFLLGIPAITLAGLVELKDVFDQTLTFSSLIPLTIGLISSWIFSYLSIAWLIRFLQKQNTWVFVWYRLIFGVAILITF; encoded by the coding sequence ATGTCTAAATCTAATTATCATCTTTATAACGCCGTGTCAGGGGTTTTCGGGGGAATATTATTTGTCTTCCTTGCTCATTCTGTGGCATTATCTCAAGAGATTGATACTGTCACGAGCAATAATTTCTCAGAAGTAAATATTTTTCAAGCCTTTATTTTAGGCATGATTCAAGGATTAACAGAATTTATCCCCATTAGTAGCACAGCCCATTTAAAGGTGATACCTTTAGCTTTAGGATGGAACGATCCGGGAGTTTCTTTTACTGCTATTATCCAACTAGGAAGTATTGTGGCGGTTTTATGGTATTTTCGTCAAGATTTAAGCAATTTAACCCAAGGTATTTTTAAGTCGATCGAAAAAAAAAATTATGATACCCAAGAGTTTAAAATCGGTTTAGGTATCGCCATCGGTACAATTCCCATTGTTATCTGTGGGTTGGCTTTAAAACTTCTTGTCACAGATTTAGATAACGCTGGTTTTCGCAGTCTCAAAACTATTGCTATTGCTTCGATCGTCATGGCTATATTATTAGGTATCGCCGAAAAAATAGGCACTCATAAACGCAATTTTGACCAATTATCCACAAAAGACGGTATTCTCATGGGATTAGCTGAAGCCCTAGCCCTTATACCCGGTGTTTCTCGCTCAGGCTCAACTATTACCGCAGGATTGTTTCTCAACTTAGAAAGGGCAACCGCAGCTCGTTTTTCTTTCTTACTAGGTATTCCAGCTATTACTCTAGCAGGTTTAGTAGAACTAAAAGACGTTTTTGATCAAACCCTAACCTTTTCCTCTTTAATACCTTTAACCATTGGTTTAATCTCCTCTTGGATTTTTTCCTATCTTTCCATCGCTTGGTTAATTCGCTTTTTACAAAAACAAAATACTTGGGTTTTCGTGTGGTATCGTCTTATTTTTGGCGTTGCAATTCTGATAACGTTTTAA
- a CDS encoding GAF domain-containing sensor histidine kinase gives MREYEDDINISQEFLNVCHAQLTILIKSFFVQEIAIYLTNNSIDKTQLIPIFIYPDSAFNNYIKSLFYLPDNISNDSYYNYSQILEDSLLSQEITRYLPNTSSPHQLILPLIYQGIILGLFAIKRNTNPWHESEILQIKEIANTIALVRFIEQKQQLMELKLNQIQQLRSIENDHIDDFVHQLRNPLTAIRTFGKLLLKRLLPDDKNYQITENIIRESDRMKDLITDFSQQWDGFNNDEIITLNQNQSSFFLPEKIEALESLDITNILNPLINSIKVIAEEKNIKVFYQTNDFLPLILSNEKALKEILNNILENAVKYTPNQGKIMIELSPENQELLIKISDTGYGIPEEDQPHIFERHYRGIQTQGDISGTGLGLSIVKELCDKIGVKISLISPYNWVKNQQNKGTQFSLFIPLISQ, from the coding sequence ATGAGGGAATATGAAGACGATATAAATATTAGTCAAGAATTTCTCAATGTTTGTCATGCTCAATTAACGATACTCATTAAGAGTTTTTTTGTGCAAGAAATCGCTATTTATTTAACGAATAATAGTATTGATAAAACCCAGTTAATTCCTATTTTTATTTATCCTGATAGTGCTTTTAATAATTATATTAAATCTTTATTTTATTTACCTGATAATATCTCCAATGATAGTTATTATAACTATAGTCAAATATTAGAAGATTCTTTGTTATCCCAAGAAATAACTCGTTATCTTCCCAATACTTCTTCCCCTCATCAATTAATTTTACCCCTTATTTATCAAGGAATAATCCTCGGTTTATTTGCTATTAAAAGAAATACGAATCCTTGGCATGAATCAGAAATTTTACAAATTAAAGAGATTGCGAACACCATCGCTTTAGTTCGTTTTATTGAGCAAAAACAACAATTAATGGAGCTTAAATTAAATCAAATACAGCAATTAAGATCGATCGAAAATGACCATATAGACGATTTTGTACATCAATTACGCAATCCTTTAACAGCTATTCGTACCTTCGGAAAATTATTATTAAAACGTTTATTACCCGATGATAAAAATTATCAGATTACTGAAAATATTATCAGAGAGAGCGATCGAATGAAAGACTTAATTACTGATTTTAGTCAACAATGGGATGGTTTTAACAATGATGAAATTATTACTTTAAATCAAAATCAAAGTAGTTTCTTTTTACCAGAAAAAATTGAAGCCTTAGAATCTTTAGATATAACCAATATTCTTAATCCTTTAATTAACAGTATTAAAGTTATTGCCGAAGAAAAAAATATCAAAGTTTTTTATCAAACTAATGATTTTTTACCTTTAATTTTAAGCAATGAAAAAGCCTTAAAGGAAATTCTGAATAATATCTTAGAAAATGCGGTAAAATATACCCCTAATCAGGGTAAAATTATGATAGAATTATCTCCAGAAAATCAAGAATTACTGATTAAAATTAGTGATACTGGTTATGGTATTCCCGAAGAAGATCAACCTCATATTTTTGAAAGACATTATCGAGGTATTCAAACTCAAGGAGATATTTCTGGCACTGGTTTAGGGTTGTCGATCGTCAAGGAATTATGTGATAAAATAGGAGTTAAAATTAGCCTAATTAGTCCCTATAATTGGGTAAAAAATCAACAAAATAAAGGAACACAATTTTCTCTTTTTATACCACTTATATCACAATAA